A section of the Deltaproteobacteria bacterium genome encodes:
- a CDS encoding efflux RND transporter periplasmic adaptor subunit — translation MNRPLALFAVAAVTRLTFAAEPPVELPQAPIRLDAGQQQAIGLTWGTAERRPVERVIRTVGRLDFDERKLAQVTLKVGGFIEELFANYTGQPVRRGDPLFTLYSPDLLTAQREYLLARETERRLQASSLPEARASAASLARASRERLRLWDLSPQQVRELEESGQARRTLTIHSPISGTVIEKTAVAGLRVEPGMTLYRIADLSTVWAYGDVYEYELPLVKVGQQADLALTAYPAERFTARVAWVSPVLDSKTRTAKVRFELPNSPDQILRPEMYGTVELRVPLGERLVVPGTAVLDSGRRQVVFVDGGDGRLLPREVRVGGRFDDAVEVLAGVEPGERVVTSGNFLVDSESRLQAAESMMGMMGALGMGGVKMESARPMEMGGGEAPAPPGALPAGEKQVGDLRVTVFPARETATVGENAIRVRVRDAAGAPVAGATVRFSYTMDMPGMTIEEAPTRELGDGVYEGAARFSMGGPWSLVVEIARPGKPPVREKFTLRVQP, via the coding sequence CTCGACGCCGGGCAGCAGCAGGCGATCGGCCTCACCTGGGGCACGGCCGAGCGCCGCCCGGTCGAGAGGGTGATCCGCACCGTCGGCCGGCTCGACTTCGACGAGCGGAAGCTCGCCCAGGTGACGCTCAAGGTGGGCGGCTTCATCGAGGAGCTGTTCGCGAACTACACCGGGCAGCCCGTCCGCAGGGGCGACCCCCTCTTCACGCTCTACAGCCCGGATCTCTTGACCGCGCAGCGCGAGTACCTCCTGGCGCGCGAGACCGAGCGGCGGCTGCAGGCGAGCTCGCTTCCCGAGGCGCGGGCGTCCGCCGCCTCGCTCGCGCGCGCGAGCCGCGAGCGGCTCCGCCTCTGGGATCTCTCGCCGCAGCAGGTGCGCGAGCTCGAGGAGAGCGGGCAGGCGAGACGCACGCTCACCATCCACTCGCCGATCTCGGGCACCGTGATCGAGAAGACGGCGGTCGCGGGTCTGCGCGTCGAGCCCGGCATGACGCTCTACAGGATCGCCGACCTCTCCACCGTCTGGGCGTACGGCGACGTGTACGAATACGAGCTGCCGCTCGTGAAGGTCGGCCAGCAGGCCGACCTCGCCCTCACCGCCTACCCCGCCGAGCGCTTCACGGCGCGTGTCGCCTGGGTGTCGCCTGTGCTCGACTCCAAGACGCGCACGGCGAAGGTCCGCTTCGAGCTGCCCAACTCGCCCGACCAGATCCTGCGCCCCGAGATGTACGGCACCGTCGAGCTGCGCGTGCCGCTCGGCGAGCGCCTGGTCGTGCCGGGGACCGCCGTGCTCGACTCGGGCCGGCGCCAGGTGGTGTTCGTCGATGGGGGCGACGGGCGGCTCCTGCCCCGCGAGGTGCGCGTGGGCGGCCGCTTCGACGACGCGGTCGAGGTGCTGGCGGGCGTGGAGCCCGGCGAGCGCGTCGTTACCAGCGGCAACTTCCTGGTCGACTCCGAGTCCAGGCTCCAGGCGGCGGAGAGCATGATGGGGATGATGGGCGCCCTCGGCATGGGCGGCGTCAAGATGGAGAGCGCCCGCCCGATGGAGATGGGCGGCGGCGAGGCACCCGCGCCGCCAGGCGCGCTGCCTGCCGGGGAGAAGCAGGTCGGCGACCTCCGCGTCACCGTCTTCCCGGCGCGCGAGACCGCGACCGTCGGCGAGAACGCGATCCGCGTGCGGGTGCGGGACGCCGCCGGCGCCCCGGTGGCCGGCGCCACCGTCCGGTTCTCCTACACCATGGACATGCCGGGCATGACGATCGAGGAGGCGCCCACCCGGGAGCTGGGGGACGGCGTCTACGAGGGCGCCGCGCGCTTCTCGATGGGCGGTCCATGGTCGCTGGTGGTCGAGATCGCGCGGCCCGGGAAGCCGCCGGTGCGCGAGAAGTTCACGCTCCGGGTGCAGCCATGA